The Brachyspira hyodysenteriae ATCC 27164 sequence TTTTAGTAATGTATCTAGCAAAAGGATGATATCTTAATGAAAAGCCTAAAACTTCTTTCTCATTTTCCATTAAAATATTAGAAGCATATTCCACTTGTTTTTCTATCACCAAAGAAGCACTTCCGCTGTCATCTTCAGACATAGAATCAAATAACATAGTTTGACCTGATAAAGTTTCTTTTTGATAATTAGAAGCATGAGCAAGTATCGCATCAAGAGAACTAAGCAATGCACTTTCAGTATGTCCGAATTCAGAGAAAGCTCCACATTTTATGAGAGTTTCATAAACTTTTCTATTAACTAAATGAACATCAACACGTTTTACAAAATCTTCTAAATTCTTGAATTGTCCGTTTTTTTCTCTCTCTTCCTGAATAGCCAAAGCAGCATGAATACCAACACCTTTAACAGCATGTAAAGCATAAACTATCTTACCATCTTTTTGAGAGAATAAAGCATCGCTTTCAAATACGCTTGCTGTAACTATCTCTATATTTTTCTGTTTAATTTCATTAAGATATAGAGAAATTTTATCAGTATCAGCTATAACAGTATTGAGTAAAGCCACATAATATTCCATAGGATAATGAGCTTTAATATAAGCTTCTTGATAGGCTATTAATGCATAACAAACAGAGTGAGATTTATTGAATCCGTATTCAGCGAAACCTTTCATTGTATCAAATAAATAAGTTAATAACTCTTTATCATAACCTCTTTCAAGTCCGCCTTTAATGAATTTCTCTTCCATAGAGTTCATTTTCTCTACGATTTTTTTACCCATAGCCTTTCTTAAATCATCAGCTTCTGCCGCAGTGAATCCTCCTATAACTCGGCTTATAGCCATAATCTGCTCTTGATATATTAATACTCCCTGACTCTCTTTAAGTATAGGCTCCAAATCAGGGTGCTTATATACTATTTCTTTTCTTTTATTTTTTCTATCGGCATAGTCTTTATCCATTCCAGAGTTCAATGGACCAGGACGATACAATGCTACGCTTGATACTAAGTCATCAAAACCTGTAGGCTGAATATTTATAAGCATTTGACGCATACCAGGACTTTCAAACTGGAAAACTCCGCCTGTATCTGCTTTTCTAAATATATCATAAACAGCTTCATCATCTAAAGGAATTTTATCTATATCTATTTCAATACCATATCTATCTTTTATATCTTTTATTGCATCTTTTATGAGTCTTAAGTTTTTAATACCCAAAAAGTCCATTTTTATAAGTCCGGCACTTTCAACATAAGTCATTTCATATTGACAAGCTCTAGTGCCTGTTTTAGAATCCTGATAAACCGGTGCTAAATCCATTATAGGATGAGATGATATAATAACACCAGCAGCATGCAAACCTACATTCCTTACTAATCCGTCAAGTCTTGTAGATATTTCATACATGTTTTTTAATTCTCTATTGCCTTCTATTTCTTTAACCAAAGCAGCACAATCAGGATGATCATATATATCTACTACTCTTTTTACATCATCAGGTATGCTTTTAGCAAGTCTGTCAGCAGTAGCTAAATCTATACCCATAACACGGCAAACATCTCTTATAACAGAACGTCCTCCCAAAGCTCCGAAAGTAGCTATTTGAGAAACATTATCTTTACCATATTTCTCTTTTACATAATCTATTATAACTTCACGCTTATCGTCTTGGAAGTCAACATCTATATCAGGCATGCTTTTTCTTTCAGGATTTAAAAATCTTTCAAAAAGCAAATTATAATCAAGTGGATTAACTTTTGTAATTCCTGTAGCAAATGCAACGATTGAACCTGCGGCACTTCCACGTCCTGGGCCAACCGCAACATCATGATTTCTAGCATAGTTAATGAAGTCCTGAACTACAAGGAAATATCCTTCAAATCCCATCTTTCCTATAACACCCAATTCCATTTCAAGTCTATCCATAGCCTCTTTTGGAATATTATTGTTATAATATTTATTCAAACCATCCATACACATATTTCTAAGTGCTGTAGTTTCTGTCTCACCATTAGGAAGCTCATAATTAGGCATATAATAAGTCTTAGTCATTATATTTAAATCTTGGCATTGTTCTGCTATTTTTAAAGTATTTTCAAATGCCTTAGGAAGCTTAGCAAATGACTTCATCATCTCTTCTTCTGTTTTTAGATGGAATTCATTGCTTGGGAATTTATATCTTCTTGGAGAATCTAAAGTAGCTTTAGTCTGTATAGCTAAAAGTATTTCATGAGCTTTAGCATCTTCTTTCGATACATAATGCACATCATTTGTAACTACTAATTCTATATTATGATGTTTAGCTAACTGGTATAATGCACTATTTAAAGCCTTTTCTTCAGGTATATTATGATCCTGAAGTTCTATATAAAAATCATTGCCAAAAATGGATTTATAATATTCAGCTAATTTTGAAGCCTGCTTATAATCTTTTTTTCTTATAGCAATAGGAATTTCTCCGCCCATACAAGCAGACAAACAAATTAAACCTTTATTATATTTTTCTATCAACTCATGGTCTACTCTCGGTCTATAATAGAAACCTTCAGTATATCCGAAAGTAACTAATTTACATAGATTATTATAACCCTCTTTATCTTTAGCAAGAAGAATTAAATGCATAGCACTTTTTTCTTCAGAGTTTTCTATCTTTTTATCAAATCTTGTTTTAGGGGCTACATATACTTCGCATCCAATTATAGGTATAATACCTTTATCCTTAGCTTCAGAGAAAAATTCCATAGCACCGAACATATTACCATGATCAGTCATAGCTATGCCAGGCATACCTAATTCTTTGGCTCTATCTATTAAACCAGGTATAAGTCTTTTAGTTTTATCCTTTTTAGAATATAAAGACTTAATACGGGCAGCGCCGTCAAGTATTGAATATTGTGTATGTACATGCAAATGAACAAATGACATATTAAACCCCTATTTGATTATATTATTCTATATCATTTAAGTTAAATATCAAGTTAAATTTCCTAAAATATATAAATAGTTTTTATTTATTCACTATAAATATTTACGGTACTTAATTCATAAAATTAATATATAGTATTTAAAAATATAAATAATTTTTTATTTTTAAATTTGACAATTTATTTATTAATACTATAATTTAAAATAGAATTGTTTTTTATTGAAATAAAACTCAATTATGTTATAATTAAATTATAAAAAATAATATTCAAAAGGAAATAAACATGGCTACAACACCTATAAAATTTATGGACGTTAGGTTCATCAATCCATTTATCGTATCTTTGGTATCAATATTTAAAGAGATGGCTGGTCTTACAATGGAAAAAGGTACTTTAGTTAAGGGACAAGGCCGTAAACTTTTCTCCGGATATGGTGTTGCTATAGGAATTGTCGGCGATGTTAATGGTCAGGTACTTTACGAATTTCCTGAAAATTTTTCTCAGCTTCTTACTGAAAATCTTACAGATAAAAAACGCGGAGAATATGATTCTGAAGATGATTTTGAAGATATGATGAGAAGTGTTATAAACGAAATGGGAAACACTATAAGCGGTCTTGCTATAACTAAATTAGCTGAAGAAGGTATTAGCTGCGATATCACTCCTCCTATACTTTACTTTGGAAAAGAAATACAAATTATACCTAAAAACTTACAAACTATAATTATTCCTTTCCAATCTTCACTTGGATTTGTCAGCGTTAATATTGCTATGGATGCATAATAATATTAAATGATAAAAAACATTATTTATATATCAATTATAATATCTTTATTATTATCATGTACTAATACTGTAAACAGCAATATTTCACAAACCAATGATATAGCAATAAAGCCTAATATAAGCGATAAATACAAAATCACTCCAAATGCTCTAAGATTAAAACTATTATCCGAATATACAGAAACTCATTATGGAAGTAAACTAATATATTTAGATAATCCTCAAATAATAGTTGTTCATTCTACAGAAACACCAAATCTTAGTATAGCTGTAAACATATTTAAAAATGACGTTTTAATAGGAAGGCCTGATATAGAAGCAGGAGGAGAAGTAAATGTTGGAACTCATTTCTTAGTAGATTTTGATGGAACTATATATGCAAATACTCCTATTGAATATATAGCCAGACATACGGTAGGTTTTAATTATACATCTATAAGTATAGAAAATATAGGGTATGCTGATAAATTAACAAAAGAACAACTTGAAGCAAATGTACAATTAATAAAATATATAAAAAGTAAATATAAAAGCATAAAATATATAATAGCACACTATGAATATAAAGATAAAACCTTGCCGCATTATTCGCTGTATAAAGAATTAAATACTAAATATATAAATCCAGGAAAAAGGGATCCTGGAACTAATTTTATGCAGGAATTAAGAAAAAGAATTTAATAAAAAATATAAGGCTTATTATTTATGGAAATACTACTAGTTTATTTATTTGAAATATTTATAATTATTATTCTTATTATGCTCTCTGCTTTATTTTCTGGAAGTGAGACTGCATATACATCTATTGATGATGTTACTTTAATGCGTTTGGTCAGAGAGAAAAAAATCAAAGAAGAAGATAAAAAATATTGGGAAAAGTCAAGTTCTATGATACCTACCCTACTTGTTGGTAATAACATAGTTAATATATCAGCAAGTTCCATTATAACTGTATTTGCTGTAAGGCTTGCTGACATTCTGCCGCATGTATCAACAAATGTGATGGTTACAATATCAACTGCCACAATAACAATACTTATTATTATATTCGGAGAAATACTTCCTAAAGTCTTAATGAGAGTTAATGCTGAAAAAATGATGCCTTATCTTCTATATTTTATGAAGTTTTGTCATTTTATATTCAAGCCTATAACTTTCTTAATGGATAAAGTAACTACTTTTATAATGAATTATTTTGTACCTAAAAGATTAAGAGATGCTGAAAAAAGAAGTGCTTTATCAAGTATGGAAGATATCACTACTATAATACATTTGGGGCATAAAGAAGGAATAATAAAAGAATATACACATGAAATGCTTACAGGAGTAATAGATTTTAGAAATAAAACTGTAGAAGAGATAATGACGCCCCGTGTTGATATGGTATGTATTGAAGCTGAAACAGATGTAAATGAAATAATAAAACTTACTGTAGAATCAGGACTTTCAAGATTTCCTGTTTATGAGGAAACAGTAGATCATATAATAGGTATATTCCATACAAGAGCTTTATTTAAAGAATATGTTAAAGGCGGCGGAAAGATGAACAAAGTAAAAAAGAAAGCAATAGATTATATAATGCTTCCCTACTTTGTACCTGAAACTAAAACTATAAGCAGCTTATTTAGTGATATGCAAAAGAAAAAACTTCAGATGGTAATTACTATTGATGAATACGGCGGAACTGCCGGACTTGTTACTATGGAAGATATAATAGAAGAGATAATGGGTGATATAGAAGATGAAAGTGATAAAAAAGAAGCTGATGTAATAAGATTTAAGGGAAAAAGAATTATAATAAATGGAAATGCTTCTATAGAAGATGTCAACAAAACTTTAAAATTAGAATTAGAGCATGAAGAATATCAAACTATAGCAGGATATGTTATTGATATGCTTGATCATATACCTGAAACAAATGAGAGATTCATATTAAAAGGATATAGGGTAAGAATAATGAAAGTTGAAGACAGAAGAATAGTTGAAATGGAATTTACTCCTATAAAATTTGCAAGAACAAATGAAAGTGATAATATTGATATACAAGAGACATCTGATTCAGAAAAAAATGATTTAGAAATTTTAAATGAATAAGATAATAATAAAAAATAATTACTAATTAGGAAAATAAAATGATAAAAAAAATAATCGTTGCTTTATCTTTAATACTATTATATTCATGTGCTGATAACAAGCAGGAAGAAGAAAAAAAGCCTCAACCTCCTCAAAGTATCAAATTAGTATTTACAGGTGATATAATGACGCATCCTACTATTGTAGAGGCATTTCAAAGCAATGATGTTTTAATAGATTTGAAAGATTATTTTCAAGGTGATATTGTATTTGCAAATTTAGAATTTGTTGTTAATACAAATAAACCTCCTATGCCTTATCCTGAATTTAATGGTTCATTAGATTATTTACAGTATTTCTTTAATTACTTCAATACTTTTTCAATAGCCAATAACCATGCTTATGATCAGGGAGCTCAGGCAGAAGCTGAAACTGTAGCTGAACTACATAGAAACAATAAATTAACTTTAGGAGGATCAACTAATTCTCCAAGCATAGCACCTATCATAACAAATATTAATAATGTACCTCTTTTTATATCAGCATATACTATGCTTGATAATGGACTAAGTCATAAAACAAATAAAAATGATCATTTCTATTTTATGAATTTCTTTCCTAAACAGGAAGATCTAGTAGAAAAAGTAAAATCTGATTTAGCACTTGCTACAAACAATGAAATAAAAATAATATCTCTTCATTTCGGATTGGAATATACAACTGCTCCTGAAGAAAAAACAAAAGAAACTGCAAGAGCTTTGATAGAAAATGGAGTTGACATAATAGTAGGGCATCATCCTCATGTACCAAGACCTGTAGAAATTTATGAAGGAACTAATCATAGCGGTATAATAATATATTCATTAGGAAACTTCATTGCAAATCATAAAGGAAGATATCCTCATCTTGATATAGGTACAGTTGTATCATTAGAGATAAATGAAAACAAAGAGATTAATTTTTCTTATCTACCAACTTATTATGCCTTCTTTAGGAAAAATGGTTTTGAAGTAATAATGAAGCCTATAAAAGAAGATCCCAATATTAATATGCCTACTCTAGCAAGCAATTATGTATATAACACTTATGATACTAATGCTATAAAAAAAGGTTATGAACTTATACATGATTTTTATTCGCCTCTTACAAATGAGAGTGTAAAAACTATGTTTGCTGATAACATAACTAATAACAGCATTGTATCTAATAATAGTTTAGCGCATAATTAATATTTATAAATATTTTATTTATTTCCTATAAAACTTTTAAGGATTATTATGCAAAATATAATGCCTCCCATATGGTTTGTAAACAGCAGTTCTTATAATAAAGTATTTATAAATTATTTTAATAAACTTTCAAATGATGACAAAGAAGAATATAAAAAACTTTTTGAAGAGCCTATAATATTTAAAGGCTTTTATGGTAATAACTCGATAAATAAAGATATCTTTTCAAATAATAAAGAACAGAAATATTCTTTAGAAAAACTTAGGAAAGATTTTAATTCCGGAAAGAAAATTGATTTCTTATTTTTCTATGGTCATACTAATGATAAAAAAGAAGTTACTAAATCATCATTAAGCCAATGGTATATTAAAGATTTTAGAGATAATGATTTGGTATTTAATTGTATGGAAAAATATATGATGTACAATAAGGCATTATTATTTGATGATAAAGATATTGCTAATGAAATTTTGAATAATAATCAGCCGAAAGCTATAAAAGAACTTGGAAGAAAAGTTAAAAATTTCAATGATGAAATATGGGATAAAATGAAATACAAAATAGTATTTACAGGCAATTATTATAAATTCTCACAAAACACTGATTTAAGAAATTTTTTAATAAGTACAAAAAACAAAGTATTAGTTGAAGCAAGTCCCTATGATAAAGTATGGGGAATAAAAATGAAATATGATGATGAGAATATAGAAAATCCTTTTTACTGGAAAGGAGAGAATTTATTAGGCTTTGCTTTAATGGAAGTAAGAGATGAAATAAAAAGAGTATATAAAAATTATGATTTGATAGATTGGAGTAAATTTTATAATTTAATTAAATAATTTAACTGTTTTAGTATCTTGGTATAAAAATTTATTAACATGTTTTTATATTTCAAACATATTTATTAAAAATGATTATACATATAAATAATCATATATTTAAAAAGTTCCATATATATTGTACATGTAATATATATGATGTGGATTTATTTATTAGGATAATTATACTTATATAAGTCTATTGTATATATTTTTCAATAGCAAATATTATAAAAATAGGAAGATAAAATGAAACTTGATTTTGAAAAATGGTTAGATGAAAAATATGAAAATAAATTATTATCTCACATAGACACTAATTCTGAAGCTATAAAAAATATATTTGAAGAATCCATAATATGTTATAAATCATGTGCTTATAGAGCATCAATAGTTATGGCTATTATAGGTTTTAATATGATAATGAGAGATAGATTATTAAAATATAAAAATTCTCTAGAATCTCTCGATCAATCTATACATTTTGAAAGTAACAATTTAATTGATGATAATGCTTGGGATAGAGCTTTAGGAAATTTTATAATTAATAATAAAAAAAATTTTGACAAAATATTTCCAAACAAAAGTAGTTGGAATAACAGTTGGATACATTATAGAGATATGAGAAATATAGCTGCACATGGAAAAGGGTTTAAATTGCACTATAGTGATATAGAATCATTATATTCTTGGATAATTCAAGCTTTTAATACTTTATATCCAATTACAGCATTAGAAACACTAATAGAGGATATATTTATATTTTTTGATATATCAAAAACTCCAGAAAATAAATCTTATGATTATATAATTAATAATTCTTTGCATATTTCAACTGAAGAAGAATTAGAAAAGATATTTAAATGTTTATATGAAATATATATTGATAATATAAATAATAAAAAATTATGTGTAAAAATTATTAACATGTTATCAGATTTGTTTAAGAAAAAAGAAAAAATATTTATAAATATTATAATAAAATTTATTAAGTTAACATCAGAATGTGATATTAATGCAAGATATACTATAAGTGATTTTTTAGTAAATCTACTATGTACAAATACAATTATTTCAATGAATATAAAATATGAAGATAAATATTATTTTTTAAAAAATGGATATTTTTCAGTTATAGATTATGATAAATTATATTATAATCATATAATAAATGAAGAATTATTATATGATGGTTTAAGTAAGAGTTCTTTTGAACATTTAGAAAAAAAAGACATAATTTCTATATCAAAATTTATAGATGTGGAAATAAAAAGAAGGTGTGAATTATTATTTACTAGTAATTCATTTAATAGAACAAGAGAAATAATATCTAAAATACCAAAAAATTTTATTAATGAAGAACATGCTACAATATTAATTCAAGCTTATAATGATAATCCACAGGTATCAGATACTTGGGATTTCAAAGATTTTAAATATTATATAGAAAAAAAAATTTCCAGATATGGAATTTAATAATATTCAATAAAAATAAATGATTATATATTTTTTAATAATTTGTACATATTATAACAATAAATTAATTTTTCTATTTTGTGAGTAATTTTATTATTTCTTCATTTTTTCCGTATTCTCTAGCATAATACAATGCATCATAATTACCTCTTTTTATACTTTTATCAGCACCAGCATCTAAAAGCATTTTTGTCATTTCTAAATTTCCGCTATGACAAGCCCACATCAATGCGGTCATACCATACTTATTTTGAACATTAACATCAGCATTATTTTTAATAAGCACTTTTACAGCATTAATATTATTATAAGAAGCGGCTTCTCTCAATGCAGTATCATAATCATAATCTTTATATGCATCACTATCAATCAGCTTTTGTAAAAAAACTTCATTAGTAGAATAGTGTGCAGCATTTATCAATGGAACATTAAGATTAAGCAAAGTTGATTGATTAAGATCACAAACTTTCAAACTTTTATCCAAAGAATCAGAACCATTTTGAAGTAAAATATCTGCTATATCCTCATGTCCATATGTATAAGCATAAATCAAAGCATTTGCATTATTTCTATTTCTTTTATTTATATCAGCTTTATTGGCAATCAAAATTTTTACAGTTTCTTTATAACCTTTCATAATAGCATACATTAAAGGTGTTTCTTCATTCTCATAATCTCCATCATAAGCTATATTAACATCAGCTTTATTTTTTATTAATAGTTTTACCATTTCAATATTTTCTTTTCTATTATATTCTAAGGCACAAAATAATGCTGTCCTTCCTCTAAAGCCCTGATAATCAATATTAGCACCATAACTTAAAAGTAGTTTAACCATTTCCATATTATTATTATCAACTGCAAGTATCAATGCAGTATCGCCATCACTTACTACAGTATTAACATCTGCCTTATATTTCAAAAGAAGCTCAGCCATTTCTATATTATTATCCATAACTGCAATCGATAATAATGAAAAATCTTCATAATCAAGATTATTTATATCTCCATTATATTTCTTAAGAATATTCTCAGCTTCTTTAACATTACCTTCATTCACATATTCTCTTAATCTTTCATAAGCTTTAGTTTTATTATCAGTTTGACTGTATAAGCACAGACTAAATAAAAATAAAATAAATATTAACTTTTTCATAATTCACAAACCTCTTTAAATTATTAAACTTTTATTTATCTTTTAAAATACCATTATCATAGGAGCTATAAAAGAAAAAATAAATGAGTAAATACCATAAATATAAATGAAGCTATATATTTTATTATTTCCAATCACTGCCTCATTTATATTAATATTATTTTTAAATATTTTTATTATAGACTTTATATTTTGTACTATTATATATATTAAATTAATAGCTATTACAGCATTAAGAACTGTAATAGAAATTTCATTTATTTTATTTTCAGAAATAATTACTCTGTATATGCTTGCTCCTAATACTAATATATTAAATAATAATGCTATTATTGGAAATATTATATACATTGCTTTTGTTATTACTCCAGCTTTATAGTCAGCTCTTATAAAGTATAAAGTAATAATAGATAAAATTAATAATACATTATAAATTATAAAAGACTTAGTATTGTCAAAAGGTCTTATAGGTTCATATAGTAAGGCAAAAAATGAAACAAATATTAAAAATGAATATAAAAATAATAATCCTCGAGAAATATATATTGATAAAACAGTTTTGAATCTCTTTTGCACAAAGAAAAATATAAACGGTATTAAAGTAGATAAATACACAATAAAAATCAAAATCAGTTTTAAGGCTAAGGTATTTCCATGTTCTTCAGAAAAAACAGATAACATTAAACCAAAAAATACTAATACCATCAATACCAAAAATTCTAGCAATTCTACCAATTCTACCAATTTAATAATTAAGAATAATATTGTTGCTAATAAAATTTCTGATGCTACAGAAAACAGTATTATATCTCCTAATTTAGTAAAACTATTATATGTATTATTCTTTATATTAAAATTGTTATCAGATAAAACTATTATAATAAAAAAGATTATAGAAGATAATATACTTTTATTAATCATTATATTAGATTTAAAAAATTCAAGCATATCAGGTATTTCATCTTTTAATGGTGCTGAAGTAAATATGCCAAGCAAAAATAAAAGTAAAAATGACAAAAATATTATTAGTATTGTTCTTTTATTAATATTTTCTAAATTACTATCTATAATAAATAAAAATGAATAACAAAAAAAGTAAAATACTTGATAATAAAAACTATTAATAATAATTAAATTGTCAGCATTATGATCAATATCATATAATAATATTTGTATACTTATAGGAAGAGAAGAAATTAGTATTAATACAAATACTAATATATGATATAATCTTTTTTTACTGATGTAGTTCATAAATCTCTCACACTTTTATTTATTTTTTAAAAATATCATTATAATAGGAGCTATAAAAGAAAAAATAAATGAGTAAATACCATAAATATAAATGAAGCTATATATTTTATTATTTCCAATTACTACCTCATTTATATTGATATTGTTTTTTAATATCTTTATTATAGACTTTATATTTTGTATTATAATATATATTAAATTAACAACTATTATCGCATTAAGAACTGCAATAGAAATTTCATTTATTTTATTTTCAGAAATAATTACTCTGTATATGCTTGCTCCTAATACTAATATATTAAATAAAAATGCTAGTACTGGAAATATTATATACATTGCCTTTGTTATTACTCCAGCCTTATAGTCAGCTCTTATAAAGTATAAAGTAAAAATGGATAAAATTAATAATGCATTATAAATTATAAAAGACTTAGTATTGTCAAAAGGTCTTATAGGTTCATATAGTAAAGCAAAAAATAAAGCGAATATTAAAAATGAATATAAAAATAATAATCCTCTAGAAATATATATTGATAAAACAGTTTTAAATCTCTTTTGCACAAAGAAAAATATAAAAGGTATTATAGAAAAAACAAATACAATAGACATAAAAAGAAGTTTTTCAATTAATGATTCAAAATCAGGTGCTATATCAGTTCTAAAAATAAATTTATTATATAAAAAAGCAATAAATACCCAAAATATAAATGCAATAATTGCAGCTATTGTAGAAAATACAATTATATCTCCTAGCTTAGTAAAACTATTATATGTATTATTTTTTATATTAAAATTATTATCAGCTAAAAGTATTATAATAAAAAACATTATAGAAGATAATATACTTTTATTAATCATTATATTAGACATAAAAAAATTAAGCATATCAGGTATTGAATCTTTTAATGGTGCTGAAGTAAATATACTAAGCAAAAATAAAAGTAAAAATGATAAAAATGTTATTAGTATTGTTCTTTTATTAACATTTTCAAAATTGCTGTTTATACTAAATAAAAATGAATAACAAAAAAAGTAAAAAACTTGAAAATAAAAACTATTAAAAATCATATTGTAAATTAATTTTTCAAGATCATATGTAGTATCAAATAATAATATATATACATTCGCTGGAATAGAAGAAATTATCATTAGTACAAATACTAATATAAAATA is a genomic window containing:
- a CDS encoding ankyrin repeat domain-containing protein, which codes for MKKLIFILFLFSLCLYSQTDNKTKAYERLREYVNEGNVKEAENILKKYNGDINNLDYEDFSLLSIAVMDNNIEMAELLLKYKADVNTVVSDGDTALILAVDNNNMEMVKLLLSYGANIDYQGFRGRTALFCALEYNRKENIEMVKLLIKNKADVNIAYDGDYENEETPLMYAIMKGYKETVKILIANKADINKRNRNNANALIYAYTYGHEDIADILLQNGSDSLDKSLKVCDLNQSTLLNLNVPLINAAHYSTNEVFLQKLIDSDAYKDYDYDTALREAASYNNINAVKVLIKNNADVNVQNKYGMTALMWACHSGNLEMTKMLLDAGADKSIKRGNYDALYYAREYGKNEEIIKLLTK